One window from the genome of Xiphophorus hellerii strain 12219 chromosome 16, Xiphophorus_hellerii-4.1, whole genome shotgun sequence encodes:
- the tmem104 gene encoding transmembrane protein 104 — MAGGITETGEPYSPFVGLVYMFNLIVGTGALTMPKAFAASGWVVSLSLIVFLAFMSYMTTTFVIEAMAAANAQLRWKRREQEETDDSDSTSDYSDDDSGQGRSEPETKPILSAQRSGHDHFDIVERVEMGQMASMFFNKVGVNMFYICIIVYLYGDLAIYAAAVPISLMEVACGNHSCSAGSVKYNDTDACWGSVTRKDAYRVFLSVFTLLLGPFTFFNAQKTKYLQILTSLMRWIAFTMMIILALIRIGKGTGEGRPPVASLSGVPNLFGVCVYSFMCQHSLPSLVTPISDKKRVGSLVLADYVLILGFYVLLSFTAIFCFDSSLLHDMYTLNFTDNCDVLNIPVLRYFLGLFPVFTISTNFPIIAVTLRNNWKTLFHRDGGTYPWVVDRVVFPLITLVPPIVVAFCTHNLESLVGITGSYAGTGIQYVIPAFLVFYARRHLEPVMGRDAVNKHRSPFRHAFWVWFVLAWAASCLMFVTANIILTETKK, encoded by the exons ATGGCAGGCGGAATCACAGAAACCGGCGAGCCCTACTCTCCATTT GTGGGGCTGGTGTACATGTTCAACCTGATTGTGGGAACAGGAGCCCTGACCATGCCGAAAGCCTTCGCTGCATCTGGTTGGGTGGTCAGCTTGTCGCTCATCGTCTTTTTAGCATTCATGAG CTATATGACAACCACTTTTGTGATCGAGGCGATGGCGGCGGCCAATGCTCAGCTGCGTTGGAAGAGaagagagcaggaggag ACAGACGACAGCGACTCCACGTCCGACTATTCGGATGACGATTCGGGTCAAGGTCGGTCGGAACCGGAAACGAAGCCCATCCTGTCTGCCC AGAGGTCGGGTCACGATCACTTCGACATCGTGGAGCGGGTCGAGATGGGTCAAATGGCCTCCATGTTCTTCAACAAAG tCGGAGTCAACATGTTCTACATCTGCATCATCGTCTACCTGTACGGCGACCTGGCCATCTACGCCGCCGCCGTGCCCATTTCGCTCATGGAGGTCGCCTG CGGGAATCACTCCTGCAGCGCCGGCAGTGTGAAGTACAACGACACCGACGCCTGCTGGGGCTCCGTCACCAGGAAGGACGCCTACAGGGTGTTCCTG AGCGTGTTTACCCTTCTGTTGGGGCCTTTCACCTTCTTCAACGCCCAGAAGACCAAATATCTTCAGATTCTCACCTCACTCATGCGTTGGATCG cTTTCACCATGATGATCATCTTGGCTCTGATCCGGATCGGTAAAGGAACGGGCGAGGGCCGTCCTCCGGTCGCCAGCCTCTCCGGAGTGCCCAACCTGTTCGGTGTGTGCGTCTACTCCTTCATGTGCCAGCACTCCCTGCCCTCTCTGGTGACGCCCATCTCGGATAAGAAGCGGGTCGGCAGCCTGGTTCTGGCTGACTACGTCCTCATCCTGGGTTTCTACGTCCTGCTGTCGTTCACCGCCATCTTCTGCTTCGACAGCTCGCTGCTGCACGACATGTACACCCTGAACTTCACCGACAACTGCGACGTGTTGAACATCCCGGTGCTGCGCTACTTCCTGGGCTTGTTTCCCGTCTTCACCATCAGCACCAACTTCCCCATCATCGCCGTGACGCTTCGCAACAACTGGAAGACGCTGTTCCACCGAGACGGCGGCACCTACCCGTGGGTGGTGGACCGGGTCGTGTTTCCCCTCATCACCCTGGTGCCGCCCATCGTGGTGGCGTTCTGCACGCACAATCTGGAGTCCCTGGTGGGAATCACGGGGTCGTACGCGGGAACGGGGATCCAGTACGTCATCCCGGCGTTCCTGGTGTTCTACGCCAGGCGCCACCTGGAGCCCGTGATGGGCAGAGACGCCGTCAACAAGCACCGCTCTCCGTTCCGCCACGCCTTCTGGGTGTGGTTCGTGTTGGCGTGGGCGGCGTCGTGCCTCATGTTCGTCACCGCCAACATCATCCTGACTGAAACCAAGAAATGA